taagtatcccccctgtccaccttataagtaccaaaatataaagttatataacctgcttgtccggtcaccaatctgcccaaggggcggcgtttcatcacaaaatgcgcccagccagccgctcctaactgccgttctgaagccccgcccagctcatcaatattcacttagttgggcagcggctacaactctcccgactcaagtgcccggcgcatgcgcataaagcagaggcttcagcacttgagtccggagagttgcagccgccgcccagctaagtgaatattgatgagctgggcggggcttcagaacggcagttaggagcggctggctgggcgcattttgtgatgaaacgccgccccttgggcagattggtgaccggacaagcaggttatataactttatattttggtacttataaggtggacaggggggatacttagatcattttaatagactttataagacttgtactcacgtatatatacctaaatatgctaattagggctgtcagtgtccctttaaggggttgtcccactgaaaaatagtctacagttttcaaaccagcacctggatctgaatacttttgcaattgcatgtaattaaaaattttgcatagctactgagctattcaataaaatctctgtacagcgccacctgccgctggttttctttcttatttctgtGACctactcactgagaaggccgcacatgctcagtttcatccttcaactacctcctgagctgtgatagggagagctgagacacgccccttagctgcagaagaaaagacactccccttgagctttcagctggatataaatctaAAAGAGCAATGAATGAGCAACTAGATGagatctgattttcattttttacattagttatggTATAACCTCTTTAACATCCAGCTCCCCTGCAATTCTTACAGCACCATATATCCTAGCTGGCATGTCCCGCTGTTAAACTCAGGTACAATACACCTATAATGATGGTTGTCCTTGTCTGCCAGCATCTCTTCTCTCCAGGTGGCCATGGCCACCAGAGTACTCGCCTGTCCTGCTGTACCACACTGCTCATGGCCATCCCCACCACTTTCATCCAGCATTGGCTTGTGCACGATTCCACAGGGCACGCATGTTCTTCCCAGCCCCTAAAGGCCTTAACAAGCACAAGCTAATCTGTCCCCAGCATGTGTCAGTGTTACCTGGGATATATAGGGCATATTTTCCTATAGGAAGGTACCTGAGCATAAAGGTTCCTAGTTTGTCTAGTTCCTACAATAGTGTGCTTATCGTGTATTCTGACCTTCTGTGCTAGACTTCTGCCTGTTAACTGTATCAACCCTGTGTCGCCTTGTCCTGACTTACTGCCTATTTACCGTATTGCATGACCTCTACCTGTCTGGACCCCAGCTTACCCTGTGACCAAGCCTCTGCCCACATGGGCCATCAGCCTCTGAATGGAGACTACTCCTATAAGTAGTGGCCCGATgacccctgcagtgaagtccagatctccATAATGGGGTAAAAAGAGGAATATCAGGGGACAGCCTTCACAATGTCCTcaggagtagccccaagtcaaGTCCGTTCATTGGCACAGTGGCTCCACATCCACTGCATTACAACACCCCTATGCATGAGAATTTTACTGGCTGCTACATCTAGACCTACAGTATTCTAGTGAACTGAACTTGGGGTTATATGTTGATCTGTAGCTTAGGTTATATCTGGAATCTTCGCCAGCTCCTAGCTGGCAGAGTTCAAATTCTAGCACACAGACCTGCTTATATGCACCAAAATAAATTAGTAGGTGTTcaccttttaataaatttggtatATTTCGCATCAGTCTTGATAAATTTCACCCATAGTCTACCTAGTTTTATGGCCATTTTGCTCTAGTGATATGGGTCCTTTTTATAAATCATGCCTCCAAGGGTCCTCCAGGAAAAACACTTAGGATGGACAACTGTTGTTTGATCTCTGgctctgaccactgggaccctgAAATGTCAGCAGGGTGAAAGAACTGCAACACTCCAGTGAGAGCCATAgccccttaatttttttttatccagacaGAGCCTCACCTGTATGCTACAGCTAAACTCTATTCATCTGCTTCATAATGCGGATCTGTGATGTCCCAAGTGTTTGACCATACCAATCACACGCTTTTTTCCCCTTCAAGAAAACCCCATTAACCTATTTTCACTTTTTAACCTTTTCTTTTCCATATATTTCAAGTCCAAGCCTAACATATCTGATATGCTGTGCCTATAAATGAGAAAAATCTCATCAAAAACTTCTATAATACCAACAGCACTTAAGTAAACTAAACGTAAACTCTTTGAGGGTCTAAAAGAGGGGACTATCTTTGTTGCCCCTCGCAAACCagtcacagcgcagctttcattttaaAGAGCTgaataagaaatgaaagctgtgctgtgattggtttatAGGGGCAACAAAGACTGTCTTCcttttagacagtttcataaatctcccccatctCTATTTAGATGAATACAGATGGTTTTCGAGTGACGTCTTATGATGCACAGAGAACTCCACTGTAATGTATGGTGGTCAGAGCCATTCACTACACCCAGTGTAAACACATTGTACATATTAGTCAGAGCAAGGTAACCAGATGTAAGCTCACATAAACAGTGCATCTATTGAATTACTACTGTGCTGTGTGGGCATCGGCTCTGTGAACAAGATGTTCTGCTTAGAAATTTCAAAACTATATAATAAGCAATACTAATTAGATGTTTAGTTTTCTACTGCTGGTTTTTCGGGCTGGTTTTATTATAGGTGATAGAATCAGTTTTTGAGAATTGAATTATTTATTTCCAATAAAAATGATATATAACAAATAACGGTATTGAGCAAGGTCATGATGCTGTCACTGcatctccacccccccccccccccacctcagcaTTTCAGCAAGGTGGTGCTAATGATTTACAATATAGTTCTGTTCTTCAGGATCCATAtatgctttttttctttcttactgtgaaaatggccaaaactcTTATTCATGATTCACCCCGATTCATTTTCATCTACATTGCTGTAACTCATTACTAAAATCGGTCTTCCCCTCCCCAAATTCTTCCCTCTTAAATCTAGTCTAAATGCTCATCTATCTGTCGAACCgttaccctgtgccagtcactgcactgatgcctccgcccctgtgccagtcactgcactgatgcctccgcccctgtgccagtcactgcactgatgcctccgcccctgtgccagtcactgcaccgatGCCTCCgcccctgtgccagtcactgcactgatgcctccgcccctgtgccagtcactgcactgatgCCTCCGCCCTCTGCCTGTCACTGCAGTGATTACCCATTTACTATGTAATACAATTTAAAGTTATCACTGTCACTAACAAAGCACTCCACAGTGCCGCACCGCCCTACATCTACTCCATGCCATGCTACCAGTGCTCTACATTCTGCCAACAATCAGAGATTATCCTTCTCCACAATCCAAACCTCCCACTTATGTCTTCAGGCTGCACCAGTTTTCTAGAATGAACTAATCCAATCAAGTTAATTCTCAACATCTACAGTGTTAAGTGTgctctaaaaacacatctttgcaTCCCTACCACATTCTCTAATCTAACTGCCCTTCTACATAATGCCTCAGAAATAGATCCCTTCATTCAATAGTATTCCCCCCTACTGCTCGCATGGTGCAGTAGTTTCTTTTTAAGAAAAGAGTTAGAAATATCAGACTTTTCTTATTTTCCACGGCTTCATTCACCATACTCTGTATAGGCCTTACAGCAGCCACAGAACTACATAGTTGGACAGTCAAATAACACAGTAATAATTTacttgtaaaataaataaaaccagtcATTTACTGGTAGGCCTGTGCTTATACACAGCAGACAAGATGGGCTGCAGTGTAAGGTATGGTGGGTAAAATAGCtgtctgaaattctgaggagTGAATAACGCAGAAAAACTGTCCGTGATAATAGAGGAGTCTTATGAAGCAGAGACAAAAAGCTGTCACGCAGTAAACACAGAAAATAAATGACAGGTAAGAATCATAACTCTTAATTCACTTGACCAAGGGACAATTTGGTATTTAAAGATAcagtgagggacatttatcaagactggcgtatcCATATGCCAGTCTTAATCTCCCTGCACTGATGTGAGAGGCACCGAATTTATTTATAGGCAAACGGCTCTTAACAAATCAGGCACATCTCTGCCCTGCCATGTGCTAGAAAAGGAAGTATACGCCAGCTACAGGCTGGAGTAGACTTCAGCTATATCTTCTGGCACTTTCTGgcaaaagttatagtaaatgcgGCAAAAggtgctaagccccgccccctgtaagTCACGCCCCCTTTCTGAAGTGCCGACTGgctaaaagtcgcaaattatggtgcacacatGGCGTGCCCCATCATCTGTGACTTTGTTACACCATAATAGTGGCATAAAtagcttgataaatgtcccccacagatttttttttttgacgttactttttttccccatcaaTATAGCTGCATAAGCGATTGTTTGACGTTATGacatgttaactttattctgGTGTCAGTACGATTATGGAGGTATAATTTGTtaggttttactacttttgctaaATTAAaagctttaaagaaaaaaataaaaataaagaaaaatttgtGCCGCCACATTCTGAAATAACCATTTTAGTATGAATGAATCCTTTtgataatttttaaaggggttttccaagatttttatactgatgacctatcctctggataagtcattagcttgatcagtggggtccgacacctgggaaccccacagatcagctatttgagaaggtatTGGCAGTCCTGTGAGTTCTGCCcccttctcgcagctcaccaagcacagcactgtacattgtatagcggctgtgcttggcatcacGCTgaaccccattcatttgaatagggctgagctgctcctaggccatgtgaatgaTAAATgcgttgtcactggcctaggaaaagctgagagaaagcagtggcactcacaggagtgctggtgccttctcaaacagctgatcggcaggggttctgggtgtcagaccaccatcaATATCtgtataaaaatctcggaaaatccctttaattaatATTTTATGCGAGTAGTGGCGacaaaaaaactacaattttagcatagtttttcttctttatagCATTAACGAAGCAAGATATTTTAATATTTGAGACATTTTCAGGCACCCCGATACTAATTATGCTGAGAAATgggaaatttttatattttttttatattttaaatatcTTCATTCAATAGTTTctttttctacacttttttttgtccccttgGAGGACCTAAACCTGTGATCGTTTAATCGCTGGTAGTGTACATTGTAATAACTTTTGTATTACAGTGTATAGGCATTTTTACAGATATTCTATTACATTCTGCCAGTGGCAGTGGGTAATAGATGCAGCAATATGGTGGGTGTGCCATAACAAGTACTCAGCACACAGCGATTGTGGCAGGTCCCTCCCTCTGTCTAAGCACTCGGATGCCATGGTCACTATTGACTTCGGCATATGAGGAGTTAAACGGACTGGATCAGAGTTATTTCTGATCCATGGCAGTGAGAACAGCTGTATGAGTGATGGCACAGACACAGCTCCTGAGCCGGCGTTATCACTGTGCTGTACTATTATGTCGGTTTGCGTTAACTAGGTACTTGAAGCAACGTCATAGTATTACATAGGATGGAAAGGGGTTAAATTAAGGCTTATATGACATTTTTATAGTAATGCAGTCCTGCAAATCAAAACAGGGGCATACAAATTATACATTTTTGAAGTATCTGCACTAAATAGTGTCACAACAAGGTCTCGCTGATATAAAACAGTCTAAACTACATTGGTGCATCTATTTACTTAGAATCACTAGTGAAGCTCCACTAAAACTCGTTACCAGTCATCAAATGTAAAATCTAGCTACATTACATTTCTCGTCATGGCTTCACTTGTTTTGCAGAACAAAATCAATTGCTAAATGGAATCCATCATCAGGCATGCTTCTGAAAACAGACCGTTTTGTTCAGCACTGGAGTATTAACATTTACGGTACATCGTCTGATTAGCATAGGAATATCCATTACCTACATTAGGCATTACAGTTTAAGGGGGTAATTTGGTCTCAAGGAGCCAAACAGCTCATTAATATCAGAAGTGGATTATAAAAACACAATACATAATACGAATAGATCTGTCAACAGCAGTTTCCTGACTGTTTCCAAGTAGCAtatgggaatttatttttttgttaatccAAATACAATTTGACAGATTATACATCTGTTGATCATACTGGTAGGCTTAGGACTAACTGAAAAAAGCTCCAAGGAGAAGTGGTAATGGCCCCTCTGATGTGGCCTCCAGTTGGGCAGAACAAGGAAGGGATTATTGGTTAGTTGCTCTCTTCTATGTCCTGCATAGGCTCAGTAAGCTTAGTCTCTTACTCTTCTAGATTATGGATGAAAAATGGTAGACCTTTGCATCAATATATTGACTATAGTATATGAAAGGTGGGTTTAGAGCCAAGTCATAAAAACAACACAGCAGTATAATACTGTCTTCTCGAATTCTGCCCCATATGCTCATCTGTGGTACTACAACTACAGAAAAGGGGTTCAATGTGTGTTGAGACGGTGTACACTCAGGACAGGTATATATATTCCTATGGACACGCAGGTCTTTGGACAAAGAGGAtgtaaactgaaaaaataaaaaacttcccaTGCAGCAAAACGGATTAGGTACATTATCAGATTTATGCCGATCTGTTAATCAAAGGGCTGGGCATCCATCTGGCAGTAAATAaagcttgaaggggttgtcccagctAGACTGTTCTTTGTGACAGCTGGTCTGCTCTGGCTAACGCACATAGAAAAGGTTTGTTCACCTCAGAAACATTGTTAAGAGCTCTGCTTCATGCCTTTGAATGAGTTTAATTAAAAAACAACTAGCCCCATATCGATTTCCATACATTCCATCATCTGTGTGCAATACTAGATTTGCTTTCGGATTGCATAACTGAGGTCAGCACAAacttttccccaaaaataaaGAAAGGGGATATCTACTGCAGTGCTTACAACACAGTCGAGAACAGGAACGGAAATCTATGCTACATATATATCCCTTTAAAAGGAGGAGAACTTGTGGTAGACAATACACTAacctaaaaaaacataaaaataataattagcgGTGAAATGGTCTAATTTACTGGCATGTACTGTATGTTACAAATATTGGTGTGAACAAACGTCTCTTAGCTTATCCTCTTTTAGGAAAGTAGAGGAAGCACTAGATCGGACCTGGAGAATATATGATGGGCCACTTGCAAAGGGTGGCTACGATTGGAGTGGGAGAGGCACAAACGCGAAGTACCAACCAGCCTAAAGAACTAACCTATTGCCATTGAGAAAGACTAGCATATCAACATGTTCTGCAGTTAGAGCAGAGCGCTTGCGGTAAACAGTCAGGCCGGCATCTGTGAACAACCAGTTTGTGGGTACAGAAGTGGCAGGGATAGCCAACAGTTTACGGGCTGCTCGAGCCAGAAGAGGGTATTGTGTGTGGTGCATCTTCCACCACTGTAATGGGTCCTGGCATAAAGAGGAAGCCTCACTTGTCTGGAAGCTACTAATCTCCTGCTCTGCCTGCTGGTTTACAGTGCTAGCTGATGAATTTCTTACATTACACAAGTCTCCCAAAAGAAACTCTATACCAGAGTCCTGCTTGGTTTTTTTTGACGGTGGTCTTGAATTTTGAGGTTCGGGTGTAACACAAATTGGTTCTGTTGTCTGTATTTTTGCCAGGCTTGAAGCCTCAAGCTTAAGCACATGAAGGGTCTCTACACGGTCTGGTTGGCTGAGGAAATCAAGGCCACGGAAACGAGGGTCCAAAGCACATGCCAAGTTGAGAACCTGATTTACTTCGAAATCTGAATACTTAAAACTCAACTCCTCATGTATGGCCTTTTTGATGTTCTTGGAAAATTCAGAGTCCCACTCGTTAGGGGCCAAATGTTTATATAACAAACTGGTGATTACTGGCTTTACCAGTGACAATCCCACAAACTGATCTTTGGTAAAGGTTGAGGTAGCAATAAATAATGGTTTAAGGATGTCTACGACATCTTGGAGTATTGACCAGTCTTCTGGCTGCAGAGAAATACCATCTTCATTCAAAGTCTCAATTAAGCCTTTAAAAAACTTGGAATGGTCCACTATGCTTTGCAATAACGTGTAGATACTGTACCACTTTGTACCATCCCGTAGGAACATTTTTAAATGGACCTTCAAAACAGGTCCATGTGTGGTCAGCTCTTCATTTTGGGCTGCTGATGAGAAAATAGTGGCTATCAATCTTCGGTACCTATCTAATGTGGTCTGTATAGTATGGTGCTGGAGTATAGCTTCAATGCAATTTTTCAAAACCTGTCCAACACATGGCAGAGACTTCCAACCCACTTTAGAAGCTGCTATTTTAACAGAAGGACTGCTGAGTCCCACTGCATAGAACGTGTTCGCTCGTATTCCCCATTCATCTGCAACATCTTGAAGAACTAATTTTAGGCTTTCTTCAGAAAGGTCTTCTGAAACAACCCTACTTGATAGCACCATATTCCTGGATTCAAAAGCTTCATTGACATAATGTATAGTAAGCGTGAGGTAGGACAAGGAGCCGCTATGTTTCCATAGGTCAAGACTGACAGAACACTCTTGTAGATTTTTCACAAGTTCCATCACTCTTAACTTGGCTTGAATGTGCATCTCTTGCAGGATTGTATGAGCCAAGAAAGAGGCTGCTGGTAATTTGTAATTGGGATCCAAAATGGATAGCATTTGCACAAAGCCTTCACCTTCGATTATTTCAACTGGCATTAGATCCCGAACGATAAAATCTGCCACAGCTTTGGTTGTTCTACTCACAGTAGGGGTCACTACAGCCCTGGATGGTAGCTCACGTGGGGAGACAGAATCAATGTTCTTTTGTGGCTCCACTACTGCCCCCTGTGTTCCCACTAATTCATTGTACTCCTGTCTATGCTTATAAATAAGATGTTGCCTCAGATTAGTGGTGTTGCCACTGTATGAAAGTCTAACACCGCACAATTTGCAAATAATCTTGGTTTTATCAATTATTCGGCCATAGGCATCACCCTGAAAGCCAAAAAAAGTCCAATAACGGCTTTGAGCCCGCCCAAGGCTTACCAAATTCTGAGTTCCCTCAAGCAGCTGAAAGCCCGATGAAGAATGCCCTATATTGTTTAGTGGGTAATTCTGCTTGTGTGACTGCATTATAGGGGTGCTCATATCACTGCACACATACTGACTCCGCGGGGATATGTGATTCGGCAATG
The Bufo gargarizans isolate SCDJY-AF-19 chromosome 2, ASM1485885v1, whole genome shotgun sequence genome window above contains:
- the LOC122928585 gene encoding E3 SUMO-protein ligase ZBED1-like, yielding MQAAEEACAQLEDELLFCEDCRLYFRDSCPQHGAPTFILDNPVPENVQSRALLSLPEGLVVKERSQGGFGVWCTIPIIPRGCIFGPFEGEILVDRSECTVYSWAIRDNGSYFYIDASDDSKSSWMRYVACASTEEEHNLTVFQYRGKIYYRACQPIPSGAELLVWIGEEYARTLGLKLGEHFKYEFGEKELLMKLFQDLHLKTLDSLPNHISPRSQYVCSDMSTPIMQSHKQNYPLNNIGHSSSGFQLLEGTQNLVSLGRAQSRYWTFFGFQGDAYGRIIDKTKIICKLCGVRLSYSGNTTNLRQHLIYKHRQEYNELVGTQGAVVEPQKNIDSVSPRELPSRAVVTPTVSRTTKAVADFIVRDLMPVEIIEGEGFVQMLSILDPNYKLPAASFLAHTILQEMHIQAKLRVMELVKNLQECSVSLDLWKHSGSLSYLTLTIHYVNEAFESRNMVLSSRVVSEDLSEESLKLVLQDVADEWGIRANTFYAVGLSSPSVKIAASKVGWKSLPCVGQVLKNCIEAILQHHTIQTTLDRYRRLIATIFSSAAQNEELTTHGPVLKVHLKMFLRDGTKWYSIYTLLQSIVDHSKFFKGLIETLNEDGISLQPEDWSILQDVVDILKPLFIATSTFTKDQFVGLSLVKPVITSLLYKHLAPNEWDSEFSKNIKKAIHEELSFKYSDFEVNQVLNLACALDPRFRGLDFLSQPDRVETLHVLKLEASSLAKIQTTEPICVTPEPQNSRPPSKKTKQDSGIEFLLGDLCNVRNSSASTVNQQAEQEISSFQTSEASSLCQDPLQWWKMHHTQYPLLARAARKLLAIPATSVPTNWLFTDAGLTVYRKRSALTAEHVDMLVFLNGNRLVL